The Solanum lycopersicum chromosome 9, SLM_r2.1 genome window below encodes:
- the LOC101247162 gene encoding deacetoxyvindoline 4-hydroxylase codes for MEYEPSDEVKAIDDTKAGVKGLVDSGIVEIPRIFIKPSHELAEELNMCKSTLQVPVVDLSGLEVEDGRKKIVDEIREASEKWGFFQLINHGVPSSVLEGMIDGTRKFHEQDVEVKKKYYSSDPTARRVRYDSNLLQYKTKGKTANWKDSLYISGLISGHIEPEEIPEVCRKTSLEYINHVIKLEDILLGLLSEALGLESNHLKATECDKGQMLACHYYPACPQPELTLGTGKHTDPVFLTILLQDQSGGLQVMCDNQWADVTPIKHGLVVNIGDLLQIVSNDKFVSATHRVVANKVGPRISVACFFSSESPKMFSPIKELISEENPPLYKDFIVADYLAKFFSKPLDKTGLDLFRL; via the exons ATGGAATATGAACCATCGGATGAGGTAAAGGCTATTGATGATACAAAGGCTGGTGTTAAGGGACTTGTTGATTCTGGAATAGTCGAGATTCCACGAATTTTCATTAAGCCATCTCATGAACTTGCTGAGGAGTTAAATATGTGCAAGTCAACTCTACAGGTTCCAGTGGTGGATCTCAGTGGCTTAGAAGTTGAAGATGGGCGTAAGAAGATTGTAGATGAAATAAGGGAAGCATCTGAGAAATGGGGATTTTTTCAACTGATAAATCATGGGGTTccttcaagtgttttggaaggaATGATTGATGGGACTCGTAAATTTCATGAGCAAGATGTTGAAGTGAAAAAAAAGTACTATTCGTCTGATCCAACAGCTAGACGAGTTAGATATGATAGCAATCTTCTTCAGTACAAAACAAAAGGAAAGACTGCAAACTGGAAGGATTCATTATACATCTCTGGCCTAATTTCTGGTCACATTGAACCTGAAGAGATACCAGAAGTTTGCAG GAAAACATCCCTCGAGTACATAAATCATGTCATAAAATTAGAAGACATTCTTCTTGGCTTACTATCAGAAGCTCTCGGGCTAGAGTCAAACCACTTGAAAGCCACCGAATGTGACAAAGGACAAatgttggcatgccattattacCCGGCATGCCCACAGCCAGAGCTAACTCTTGGTACTGGTAAGCATACAGATCCTGTTTTCCTTACGATTCTGCTTCAAGATCAAAGTGGCGGGCTCCAAGTCATGTGTGATAACCAATGGGCCGATGTTACACCGATTAAACATGGTTTGGTTGTTAATATTGGTGACCTTCTTCAG ATCGTATCAAATGACAAGTTTGTAAGTGCAACTCATAGAGTTGTAGCAAATAAGGTAGGACCAAGGATTTCAGTGGCATGCTTCTTCAGTTCGGAATCTCCAAAGATGTTCAGTCCAATCAAAGAGCTCATATCGGAAGAAAATCCCCCACTATATAAAGACTTTATAGTAGCTGATTATCTCGCTAAATTTTTCTCCAAACCTCTTGATAAGACTGGTCTTGATCTTTTCAGACTGTGA